One region of Baekduia soli genomic DNA includes:
- a CDS encoding response regulator transcription factor, translating into MNERKLRVLVVDDHQVVHWGLRLMLGGLDWVERCIPASSGAQAAEFARRYAPHVALVDLFVGEESGPEIVGLIREASPNTRALLYSGAGRLSAKAARAAGAHGFITKERDAGELADAIRRVGRGLTVFDDAAPSGMVLTDRERQVLERVAGGMTNAEIAEELHLSPNTVKQHASGMFRKIGARNRTEAVQRAQRLGLIS; encoded by the coding sequence ATGAACGAGCGCAAGCTCCGCGTCCTCGTCGTCGACGACCACCAGGTCGTGCACTGGGGCCTGCGCCTCATGCTCGGCGGCCTGGACTGGGTCGAGCGCTGCATCCCGGCCAGCAGCGGCGCGCAGGCGGCCGAGTTCGCCCGGCGCTACGCGCCGCACGTCGCGCTCGTCGACCTGTTCGTCGGCGAGGAGTCCGGGCCCGAGATCGTCGGCCTGATCCGGGAGGCCTCGCCGAACACGCGGGCGCTGCTGTACTCGGGCGCCGGCCGGCTGTCGGCCAAGGCGGCCCGTGCGGCGGGCGCGCACGGCTTCATCACGAAGGAGCGCGACGCCGGCGAGCTGGCCGACGCGATCCGCCGCGTCGGCCGCGGCCTGACCGTCTTCGACGACGCGGCCCCCTCGGGCATGGTGCTCACCGACCGCGAGCGCCAGGTCCTCGAGCGCGTCGCGGGCGGGATGACCAACGCGGAGATCGCCGAGGAGCTGCACCTCTCGCCCAACACGGTCAAGCAGCACGCCAGCGGCATGTTCCGCAAGATCGGCGCGCGCAACCGCACGGAGGCCGTCCAGCGCGCGCAGCGGCTCGGCCTCATCTCCTGA
- a CDS encoding GAF domain-containing sensor histidine kinase, with product MSSPRAATTAAAPFSPIDSLNVFASLLGEVETATPAGAFYNQLAEAVCRLGSMDRAVVFVYDDVARRVRTVGSHRVDLGLFDGQILAIETAPITGRALASDQVLEGTAQDLPETYASALGIDYFACVPLAAGGRGFGVILAVRPAQSLSDREREVLWSLGKVCALALSARRATRQHLDARHLADRIDLAREIHERVVQRVFGVVMALQSGVLLEPGDQQRCGAELRGALDDLRDAMSRPLAATPKHVSATLHQELERLVDAAADDLRVRWQPGVEVPELFEPVIQSVLGEAIRNARRHATPTEIEVAVTGDEDTVALEITNDGVGSERPAGAGMGLRIAAFEALQHGASLNFGPTGTEHWHVRLVLPRPESP from the coding sequence ATGAGCTCGCCGCGGGCGGCGACGACCGCGGCGGCGCCGTTCTCGCCGATCGACTCGCTCAACGTGTTCGCCTCGCTGCTCGGCGAGGTCGAGACCGCCACACCCGCCGGCGCGTTCTACAACCAGCTCGCCGAGGCGGTCTGCCGCCTGGGCTCGATGGACCGCGCCGTGGTCTTCGTCTACGACGACGTCGCGCGCCGCGTGCGCACCGTCGGCTCCCACCGCGTCGACCTCGGCCTGTTCGACGGCCAGATCCTGGCGATCGAGACCGCTCCGATCACCGGCCGCGCACTGGCCTCCGACCAGGTCCTGGAGGGCACCGCGCAGGACCTGCCCGAGACCTACGCCTCGGCGCTGGGCATCGACTACTTCGCCTGCGTCCCGCTGGCCGCCGGCGGCCGCGGCTTCGGGGTCATCCTCGCCGTGCGCCCGGCGCAGTCGCTGTCGGACCGCGAGCGCGAGGTCCTGTGGTCGCTGGGCAAGGTCTGCGCGCTGGCGCTCTCGGCGCGGCGGGCGACGCGCCAGCACCTCGACGCCCGCCACCTCGCCGACCGCATCGACCTCGCGCGCGAGATCCACGAGCGCGTCGTCCAGCGCGTGTTCGGCGTGGTGATGGCGCTGCAGTCCGGCGTGCTGCTGGAGCCCGGCGACCAGCAGCGCTGCGGAGCCGAGCTGCGCGGCGCGCTCGACGACCTGCGCGACGCGATGAGCCGCCCGCTCGCCGCGACGCCCAAGCACGTGTCGGCCACGCTGCACCAGGAGCTCGAGCGCCTCGTCGACGCCGCGGCCGACGACCTGCGCGTGCGCTGGCAGCCGGGCGTCGAGGTCCCCGAGCTGTTCGAGCCCGTCATCCAGTCCGTCCTCGGCGAGGCCATCCGCAACGCCCGGCGGCACGCGACGCCGACCGAGATCGAGGTCGCCGTGACCGGCGACGAGGACACGGTCGCGCTCGAGATCACCAACGACGGCGTCGGCTCCGAGCGCCCCGCGGGCGCCGGCATGGGCCTGCGCATCGCCGCCTTCGAGGCCCTGCAGCACGGCGCGAGCCTGAACTTCGGCCCGACCGGGACCGAGCACTGGCACGTGCGCCTCGTCCTCCCCCGTCCGGAGTCGCCATGA
- a CDS encoding calcium-binding protein → MSCRRLLSFACLLGLTMIAMVVSPTVRANTSHAGWPPIDGMLLMNKLDQQRPLDARLGHDPFGGADTGYRCDGLHLSQRCFRRNARCLGRRDRHGRCNRMVVRPSGRHNELLGGHGSDQIFAGPNGDVIWGDYKASGQPATQSDLLVGGPGRDFIYASHGTNTIQAGGGDDWIKAHFGRGSIDCGPGNDVLFVSRRAQKHYTITGCERISHRTLGY, encoded by the coding sequence ATGTCTTGCCGTCGCCTGCTCTCGTTCGCCTGCCTGCTCGGGCTGACCATGATCGCCATGGTCGTCTCGCCCACCGTCCGCGCCAACACCAGCCACGCGGGCTGGCCGCCGATCGACGGGATGCTGCTCATGAACAAGCTCGACCAGCAGCGCCCGCTGGACGCGCGCCTCGGGCACGACCCGTTCGGCGGCGCCGACACCGGCTACCGCTGCGACGGCCTGCACCTCAGCCAGCGCTGCTTCCGGCGCAACGCGCGCTGCCTGGGCCGGCGCGACCGCCACGGGCGCTGCAACCGCATGGTCGTCCGCCCGTCGGGCCGGCACAACGAGCTGCTCGGCGGCCACGGCAGCGACCAGATCTTCGCGGGGCCCAACGGCGACGTGATCTGGGGCGACTACAAGGCCTCCGGCCAGCCCGCGACCCAGTCCGACCTGCTGGTCGGCGGCCCGGGCCGGGACTTCATCTACGCCTCGCACGGCACGAACACGATCCAGGCCGGCGGCGGCGACGACTGGATCAAGGCCCACTTCGGCCGCGGCTCGATCGACTGCGGGCCCGGCAACGACGTGCTGTTCGTCAGCCGCCGCGCCCAGAAGCACTACACGATCACCGGCTGCGAGCGGATCAGCCACCGGACGCTGGGGTACTAG
- a CDS encoding MTH1187 family thiamine-binding protein, whose product MATADLTVIGLGRSDPSASRYIAAIQRRLAAQDRVGYALHAMGTSLEGETADILALVGELHAVPFELGLPRVYTVLKLDERRDKAQTLQDKVDAVRRVLGEPS is encoded by the coding sequence ATGGCGACCGCAGATCTGACCGTGATCGGGCTGGGCCGGAGCGATCCGAGCGCCAGCCGCTACATCGCCGCGATCCAGCGCCGCCTGGCGGCCCAGGACCGCGTGGGCTACGCGCTGCACGCGATGGGCACGTCGTTGGAGGGCGAGACCGCCGACATCCTGGCCCTCGTCGGCGAGCTGCACGCGGTGCCCTTCGAGCTCGGCCTGCCCCGCGTCTACACGGTGCTCAAGCTCGACGAGCGCCGCGACAAGGCCCAGACGCTGCAGGACAAGGTCGACGCGGTGCGCCGGGTGCTGGGCGAGCCGTCCTAG
- a CDS encoding cytochrome c maturation protein CcmE, whose product MDPARKRRVRLIVALSAAVLLASALVYTSFSASSEARSPSQLLASAAPGRSYQLTGKVVDGSIVRDGTTLNFKVRDRNGNAAVPIRYTGAVADTFRDGREVIVTVRREGGTFVGEKDSLVTKCPSKFQAQKTTNT is encoded by the coding sequence ATGGATCCCGCACGCAAGCGACGCGTCAGGTTGATCGTGGCGCTGAGCGCCGCCGTCCTGCTGGCGTCGGCGCTCGTCTACACCAGCTTCAGCGCCTCCAGCGAGGCGCGATCGCCGAGCCAGCTCCTCGCGAGCGCCGCGCCCGGCCGCAGCTACCAGCTCACGGGCAAGGTGGTGGACGGGTCGATCGTCCGCGACGGCACGACCCTCAACTTCAAGGTCCGCGACCGCAACGGCAACGCCGCGGTGCCGATCCGCTACACCGGCGCGGTCGCCGACACCTTCCGCGACGGCCGCGAGGTCATCGTGACGGTCAGGCGCGAGGGCGGCACCTTCGTGGGCGAGAAGGACTCGCTCGTGACGAAGTGCCCGTCGAAGTTCCAAGCGCAGAAGACGACGAACACCTAG
- a CDS encoding heme lyase CcmF/NrfE family subunit, which produces MADLGRGLTFLALAVAVYGIGASLYGARTGRREWATSGRRAVYALAALTSGAFIVLEVAFLRSDFSFSVVQSHSSTTTPTFYKAAAAWSSQEGSLLLWLWLLSLWSSLVLFLTRHRMRDVQPYATAVLLGFAAFFAGLLVFAVSPFDTLAVAPQEGAGLNPLLRHPSMMIHPPMLYSGYTLWAVPFAFAVGALIVRRVDAEWMVATRRFALGAWFFLGIGILLGARWSYAELGWGGYWAWDPVENASLLPWLTGTAFLHSIMVQEKRGMLKTWNASLILATGTLAILGTFLVRSGILDSIHAFTGSSLGVPFVVLIGVMILTSVVLVVSRRDTLRSEHRLDSLLSREAMFLGNNLVLVGLAFVVFWGTFFPLISEALTGDKQSLGPPWYNKYTVPLALMLVLLSGIGPVIAWRRATPKNARRNFTWPTLTGVVTLAVTAAFGVAGRPLAWLMFGFAAFVVGTILQEFARGLRARRAMTGEAPPLALLTLVRRNRRRYGGYIVHLGMALLFIGVAASSAFQHARDVRLRPGQSAKIGNGYTARYDRATARVDVSNNDVERIVLGAQMTLSKDGKVVAHLSPNRGYYPIAGAEAVSPVGRYFDGEATSEVAMTAGVRRDVWMAVSPEIGGLSAQVKKDDAAVIGGLRKLVAQDPKIMLDPRVRARLGQYIGGRINGLTASYAQSAPPATFRMIVSPLVAWIWLGGLIVIVGGIICIWPAPDLARRRATAGYAARVARELGRA; this is translated from the coding sequence ATGGCAGACCTCGGCCGCGGCCTGACCTTCCTCGCCCTCGCTGTCGCCGTCTACGGCATCGGTGCGTCGCTGTACGGCGCGCGGACCGGACGTCGCGAGTGGGCCACCTCGGGCCGCCGCGCCGTCTACGCGCTGGCCGCCCTGACCTCGGGCGCGTTCATCGTGCTCGAGGTCGCGTTCCTGCGGTCGGACTTCAGCTTCTCGGTCGTCCAGTCGCACTCCTCGACGACGACGCCGACGTTCTACAAGGCCGCCGCGGCCTGGTCCTCGCAGGAGGGCTCGCTGCTGCTGTGGCTCTGGCTCCTGTCGCTGTGGTCCTCGCTCGTGCTGTTCCTGACGCGCCACCGCATGCGCGACGTGCAGCCCTACGCGACCGCCGTGCTGCTCGGGTTCGCCGCGTTCTTCGCCGGCCTGTTGGTCTTCGCGGTCTCGCCGTTCGACACGCTCGCCGTGGCGCCGCAGGAGGGCGCGGGGCTCAACCCGCTCCTGCGCCACCCGAGCATGATGATCCACCCGCCCATGCTCTACTCGGGCTACACGCTGTGGGCGGTGCCGTTCGCGTTCGCGGTCGGCGCGCTGATCGTCCGGCGCGTGGACGCCGAGTGGATGGTCGCGACGCGGCGCTTCGCCCTCGGCGCGTGGTTCTTCCTCGGCATCGGCATCCTGCTCGGCGCCCGCTGGTCCTACGCCGAGCTGGGATGGGGCGGCTACTGGGCGTGGGACCCGGTGGAGAACGCCTCGCTGCTGCCGTGGCTGACGGGCACGGCGTTCCTGCACTCGATCATGGTGCAGGAGAAGCGCGGGATGCTGAAGACGTGGAACGCGTCGCTCATCCTGGCCACCGGCACGCTGGCGATCCTGGGCACGTTCCTCGTGCGCTCCGGGATCCTCGACTCGATCCACGCGTTCACCGGCTCGTCACTGGGCGTGCCGTTCGTCGTGCTGATCGGCGTGATGATCCTCACCTCGGTCGTGCTCGTCGTCTCGCGCCGCGACACGCTGCGCTCCGAGCACAGGCTCGACTCGCTCCTGTCGCGCGAGGCGATGTTCCTGGGCAACAACCTCGTGCTCGTCGGGCTGGCCTTCGTCGTGTTCTGGGGGACGTTCTTCCCGCTGATCTCCGAGGCGCTCACCGGCGACAAGCAGTCGCTCGGACCGCCCTGGTACAACAAGTACACGGTCCCGCTGGCGCTCATGCTGGTGCTGCTGTCGGGCATCGGCCCCGTCATCGCCTGGCGCCGCGCGACCCCCAAGAACGCCCGGCGCAACTTCACGTGGCCGACGCTCACCGGCGTGGTCACGCTGGCCGTCACCGCCGCCTTCGGCGTCGCCGGCCGCCCGCTGGCCTGGCTCATGTTCGGCTTCGCGGCGTTCGTGGTCGGCACGATCCTCCAGGAGTTCGCCCGCGGCCTGCGGGCACGGCGCGCGATGACCGGCGAGGCCCCGCCGCTGGCGCTGCTGACGCTCGTGCGCCGCAACCGCCGGCGCTACGGCGGCTACATCGTCCACCTGGGGATGGCGCTGCTGTTCATCGGCGTCGCGGCGTCCTCGGCGTTCCAGCACGCGCGCGACGTGCGGCTGCGCCCCGGCCAGTCGGCGAAGATCGGCAACGGCTACACCGCCAGGTACGATCGGGCGACGGCGCGCGTCGACGTGTCGAACAACGATGTCGAGCGGATCGTGCTCGGCGCCCAGATGACGTTGTCCAAGGACGGCAAGGTGGTCGCCCACCTGAGCCCGAACCGCGGCTACTACCCGATCGCCGGCGCCGAGGCCGTGTCGCCGGTGGGGCGCTACTTCGACGGCGAGGCGACGAGCGAGGTCGCGATGACCGCCGGCGTGCGGCGCGACGTCTGGATGGCGGTCTCCCCGGAGATCGGCGGCCTGTCCGCCCAGGTCAAGAAGGACGACGCGGCCGTCATCGGCGGCCTGCGCAAGCTCGTGGCCCAGGACCCGAAGATCATGCTCGACCCGCGCGTGCGCGCACGGCTGGGCCAGTACATCGGCGGGCGCATCAACGGCCTCACCGCCTCCTACGCCCAGTCGGCGCCGCCCGCCACGTTCCGGATGATCGTCTCCCCGCTGGTGGCCTGGATCTGGCTCGGCGGGCTCATCGTCATCGTCGGCGGCATCATCTGCATCTGGCCGGCTCCCGACCTCGCCCGGCGCCGGGCCACCGCCGGCTACGCCGCGCGCGTGGCGCGCGAGCTCGGCCGCGCCTGA
- the secG gene encoding preprotein translocase subunit SecG, with amino-acid sequence MVETVLSIVQVGICVVLIFLVLMHSGKDAGLSGAFGVGSGAGPLGGGSLVERNLNRWTVAFALLFTINTVILLRIS; translated from the coding sequence ATGGTTGAAACCGTGCTCTCCATCGTGCAGGTCGGGATCTGCGTCGTGCTCATCTTCCTCGTGCTCATGCACTCCGGGAAGGACGCGGGGCTGTCGGGCGCCTTCGGCGTCGGCTCCGGCGCGGGGCCGCTCGGTGGCGGCTCGCTCGTGGAGCGCAACCTGAACCGCTGGACCGTCGCGTTCGCGCTGCTGTTCACGATCAACACGGTCATCCTGCTGCGCATCAGCTAG
- a CDS encoding alcohol dehydrogenase: protein MATMRAVQISAAGGAMELVEREVPSPGRGEVLVRVHACGVCHSDMFAKEGGFPGVSYPLVPGHEIAGAIETVGEGVEGWEAGQRVGVGWFGGNCGRCDPCRRGDLISCANLVIPGITFDGGYADYVVVKAGALAAIPDDLSAQDAAPLLCAGITTYNALRESGAVGGDLVAVLGVGGLGHLGVQFAAKLGFDTVAIARGTDKEELARKLGARHYIDSTAQDPGEELQALGGARVVLATVTSASAMSAVVGGLAPRGRLIIVGASMDPLEIPPAALIGGSNAIVGHASGTSKDSEDTLAFSVLSGVRPMIQTRPLEEAAEAYETMMSGAARFRMVLTTGA, encoded by the coding sequence ATGGCGACCATGCGAGCAGTGCAGATCAGCGCGGCGGGCGGGGCGATGGAGCTCGTCGAGCGCGAGGTGCCCTCCCCCGGGCGCGGCGAGGTGCTCGTGCGCGTGCACGCCTGCGGCGTCTGCCACAGCGACATGTTCGCCAAGGAGGGCGGCTTTCCGGGCGTGAGCTACCCGCTGGTCCCGGGCCACGAGATCGCGGGGGCCATCGAGACGGTCGGCGAGGGCGTGGAAGGCTGGGAGGCCGGCCAGCGCGTCGGCGTCGGCTGGTTCGGCGGCAATTGCGGCCGCTGCGACCCGTGCCGACGCGGCGACCTCATCAGCTGCGCCAACCTCGTCATCCCCGGCATCACGTTCGACGGCGGCTACGCCGACTACGTGGTGGTCAAGGCCGGCGCGCTGGCGGCGATCCCCGACGATCTCAGCGCGCAGGACGCCGCCCCGCTGCTCTGCGCGGGCATCACCACCTACAACGCGCTGCGCGAGAGCGGAGCGGTCGGCGGCGACCTCGTGGCCGTCCTCGGCGTCGGAGGCCTGGGCCACCTCGGCGTGCAGTTCGCCGCCAAGCTGGGCTTCGACACCGTCGCGATCGCTCGCGGCACCGACAAGGAGGAGCTCGCACGCAAGCTCGGCGCCCGCCACTACATCGACAGCACGGCCCAGGACCCCGGTGAGGAGCTGCAGGCCCTCGGCGGCGCGCGGGTGGTGCTCGCGACGGTGACGAGCGCGTCGGCCATGTCGGCCGTGGTCGGCGGCCTGGCGCCGCGCGGCCGGCTGATCATCGTCGGGGCGTCGATGGATCCGCTGGAGATCCCGCCCGCCGCGCTCATCGGCGGCAGCAACGCGATCGTCGGCCACGCCTCCGGCACGTCGAAGGACTCCGAGGACACGCTGGCCTTCAGCGTGCTCTCCGGCGTGCGTCCCATGATCCAGACGCGCCCGCTGGAGGAGGCCGCCGAGGCCTACGAGACGATGATGTCCGGCGCTGCGCGCTTCCGGATGGTGCTCACGACCGGCGCCTGA